The stretch of DNA CATAATCCTGCAGCGCTTTTTCCTGAACGTCAGATGCACCAGCCAGGATCCCCGAACATTGCGCTGCGGCTTCAAACAGGCGAGCCGTTTTGCTGTAAATCACCCGCATGTAGCTTTCTTCGGTGATATCAGGGTCATTGCAGTTCATCAACTGCAGTACTTCGCCTTCAGCAATGACGTTAACAGCCTCAGACATGACTTCCAGCACTTTCAGCGAGCCAAGACTGGTCATCATCTGGAAGGAACGCGTATAGATAAAGTCGCCGACCAACACGCTTGCGGCATTGCCAAAAGCAGCGTTAGCCGTGGCTTTACCGCGACGCATATCTGATTCGTCCACGACGTCATCGTGGAGAAGGGTAGCGGTATGTATGAATTCGATTAGCGCCGCTATTCTGACATGCGCCTGCCCTTCATAAGCAAGTGCCCGTGCGGCAAGCACGGCAATCATAGGGCGGATACGTTTACCGCCGCCGCTGACGATGTAGTAGCCCAGCTGGTTGATCAGCTGGACATCAGAATTCAGTTGCTCAAGGATTGTCGCATTGACACCCGCCATATCTTGCGCGGTTAACTCATTAATTTTTTCTAAATTCATCGCAAAAGTCTGGCTTTCGTCCTGTTTATTCCATATCCGTATGGCATAACGAGAGGGTTGAGGTTCGATACTGTAGTACAGATTGTACTGAAAAAACGAGGCAGATAAACGGTGTGTGTGCTGTTGCGTTTTTTTTCTACGCTAATTGACGATCGGACTTGTCAAAGCATCACGATTTGCGTAATATTCGCGCCCTATTGTGAATATTTATAGCGCTACCTGAATCCAATGAAAGGCAAGCGCGGAAAGCGGAGTTTTATATGTACGCGGTTTTCCAAAGTGGTGGTAAACAACACCGAGTAAGCGAAGGTCAGACCGTTCGCCTGGAAAAGCTGGACATCGCAACTGGCGAAACTGTTGAGTTCGCTGAAGTTCTGATGATCGCAAACGGTGAAGAAGTCAAAATCGGCGTTCCTTTCGTCGATGGTGGCGTTATCAAAGCTGAAGTCGTTGCTCACGGTCGTGGCGAGAAAGTTAAAATCGTCAAGTTCCGTCGCCGTAAACACTATCGTAAGCAAGCGGGCCACCGTCAGTGGTTCACCGATGTGAAAATTACTGGCATCAGCGCCTAAGACCTGAGGAGTAGATTAAATGGCACATAAAAAGGCTGGCGGCTCAACTCGTAACGGTCGCGATTCAGAAGCAAAACGCCTCGGTGTAAAACGCTTTGGTGGCGAAACTGTACTGGCTGGTAGCATCATCGTTCGTCAACGTGGTACTAAATTCCACGCTGGCAACAATGTAGGTTGTGGTCGTGACCACACCCTGTTTGCTAAAGCAGACGGTAAAGTAAAATTCGAAGTTAAAGGCCCGAACAATCGTAAATACATCAGCATCGTTGCTGAGTAAGTTTTTCGGTCCGGTAACGGATGAAAGCCCCGCAACGTGTTGCGGGGCTTTTTACATTGTACGCCTGGTAAATTAAAACAGGGAATGGGCATGGGGCAGCAGGCGGGGATCGGCATTCTTTTAGCGCTTACCACGGCGATGTGCTGGGGAGCGTTACCGATAGCGATGAAGCAGGTGCTTCCGGTGATGGCGCCGCCGACGGTGGTCTTTTATCGGTTCCTGATGGCCAGTATTGGCCTCGGCATTATTCTCGCGATTCGGGGTAAACTTCCGCCGCTCACCCTGTTCCGTAAGCCTCGGTGGCTGGCGCTGTTAGCGATTGCCACCGGTGGGCTATTTGGCAACTTTCTGCTCTTTAGCTCCTCCCTGCAGTATTTAAGTCCTACCGCGTCTCAGGTCATTGGTCAGCTCTCCCCCGTGGGGATGATGGTGGCGAGCGTGGTGGTGCTGAAAGAGAGAATGCGTGGCACACAGGTTATCGGTGCCATTATGCTCTTATGCGGGCTGGTGATGTTCTTCAACACCAGCCTGATAGAAATTTTTACCCGCCTGACGGATTACACGCTTGGAGTAATCTTTGGCGTGCTGGCGGCAACGGTTTGGGTCAGTTATGGTGTAGCGCAGAAGGTGTTATTACGTCGGCTGGCCTCGCAACAGATCCTCTTTTTGCTGTACACTTTATGTACTATTGCACTTTTGCCGCTGGCAAAGCCGGGCGTTATTTTCCAGCTCAGTAGCTGGCAACTGACGTGTCTGGTTTTTTGCGGTCTGAATACGTTGGTAGGATACGGCGCGCTCGCTGAGGCGATGGCGCGCTGGCAGGCCTCCCAGGTTAGCGCCATCATTACGCTAACGCCGCTGTTTACGCTGCTGTTCTCAGACCTGCTGTCTCAGGCCTGGCCCGAGTATTTCGCCATACCGATGCTTAACCTTGTGGGTTACATCGGTGCACTGGTGGTTGTGGCTGGTGCTATGTATTCTGCGATTGGCCACCGCCTTTGGGGGCGCTGGCATAAAACCGAAACGGCCACACCGGTGCAACGTTCGGGCGAATGATTTACGGAGAAGTAAGATGAAGTTTGTTGATGAAGCAACGATCCTGGTCGTGGCAGGGGATGGCGGTAACGGCTGCGTTAGCTTCCGTCGTGAAAAATATATCCCGAGAGGCGGCCCGGACGGCGGTGACGGCGGTGACGGCGGTGACGTATGGCTTGAAGCCGACGAGAACCTGAATACGCTCATCGATTATCGTTTTGAAAAGGCTTTCCGCGCTGAACGCGGTCAGAATGGCCAAAGCCGCGATTGTACCGGCAAGCGTGGTCATGACGTGACTGTGAAGGTGCCGGTCGGGACCCGAGTTATCGATCAGGGCACCGGTGAAACCATGGGTGATATGACCCTGCACGGTCAAAAGCTGATGGTTGCTAAGGGCGGCTGGCACGGTCTGGGTAACACCCGTTTTAAATCCTCGGTCAACCGTACTCCTCGCCAGAAAACGATGGGGACTCCAGGTGAAAAACGTGACCTACAGTTAGAGCTGATGCTGCTGGCCGATGTTGGCATGCTGGGCATGCCGAACGCAGGTAAATCAACCTTTATCCGCGCGGTATCTGCAGCGAAGCCAAAAGTTGCTGACTATCCATTTACCACGCTGGTGCCAAGTCTTGGCGTTGTCCGCATGGATAACGAGAAGAGCTTCGTTGTCGCGGATATCCCGGGGCTGATTGAGGGTGCCGCCGACGGTGCCGGTCTTGGTATTCGCTTCCTGAAGCACCTGGAACGTTGCCGTGTCCTGCTGCACCTCATCGATATTGAGCCTATCGATGGTTCAGATCCGGTTGAGAACGCCCGTATTATTGTTGGCGAGCTGGAAAAATACAGCGAAAGCCTGGCGTCTAAACCTCGCTGGCTGGTGTTTAACAAAATCGACCTGATGGACAAAGCGCAGGCTGAAGAGAAGGCGAAGGCGATTGCCGAAGCACTCGGCTGGGAAGATAAATTCTACCTTATCTCTGCGGCAAGCCAGATGGGCGTGAAGGATCTCTGCTGGGATGTGATGACCTTTATCATCGAAAACCCAATTACGGCGACTGAAGTCGCTAAGCAGACAGAGAAAGTCGAGTTTATGTGGGATGACTACCATCGCCAGCAGCTCGATGAAATGGAAGCTGAAGCAGAAGAAGATTGGGATGACGACTGGGACGATGAAGACGACGAAGGCGTCGAAATTATCTATCAGAAGTAAGTCTCAAACGAAGAAGGCCGGTGCTCCCGGCCTTTTTTATTGAATGCTGCCGGGAAGCCAGCAGTCAGCCTGCAGGCCGCCTTCAGCGCGGTTATCCAGTTCAAGACTGCCATGATGGAGCTGCACAATACGTAGCACAATGTTCAGGCCCAGCCCGCTTCCACCGTAACGCTGGTCCATACGCCTGAAAGGTTCCGTTATCTGCTGAAGATACTCGGCTTTAATGCCCGGACCGCTGTCGACCACGCTCAACAGAGTTCCTCCCTCTTTCTCTGCCAGCATCACATGAATCACGCCTTTTTCTGGGCTATAGCGAGAGGCATTTTCCAGCAGGTTACGCAGCATCAAACGCAGCAGCACGGCATCGCCCTGAACGGTCAGAGAGGCGTCCGCGGGCCAGATGAGCTTTTGCCCGCGAGGCGCAGCCAATTCTTCCATTTCCATCTTCAGCGGCGCAACGATGTCGCTGCTCCAGGTCAGCGTATTGTAATGCCCGCTGGCGAGGGCTTGCCCGGCACGGGAGAGCATCAGTAGCTGCTCAATGGTGTGCATGAGCTGATCGATTCTGGTTAGCAGCATCGGGGCCTGCTCTATGCCCTTTTTTGCCATCAGTTCGAGATGCAGCCTGAGGCCAGCCAGCGGCGTTCTCAGTTCGTGTGCGGCATCGGCAGTGAACAGACGTTCTTGCTGAATAGTATGATCCAGGCGGCCAAGCAGCTGGTTAAGGGAATTGGTCACCGCCACCATTTCGTCCATGTCGGAAAACATGGGCAGCGGCGTGAGATTGTCGGCGGAACGATTAGCAAGGCTGGAGCGCAGCTGATTCAGAGGACGGGTTATCCAGGTGATTGCCCAGAAGGAAAAGAAAAGCGTGAAGGCGACCATCACCAGAGAAGGCACCAGCAAAGAGGCAATCGCTTCGCGGATCTCCTTCTCCACCTGCTGGTTTCGGGCCTTGGCGGACAGCGTTTCACTCACCAGGAAGCCAATCTGCTCACGACTTTCATGCCAGAGCCAGACGACGCTTATCAGCTGGAAAAAAAGAAGAATAAGCGCCAGCAGGACCATCAGGCGCCGGCGCATGCTGCTCATGAACGGCTTTCCAGTCGGTAGCCAACGCCGCGCACGGTTTTGATTCTGTCCTTCCCTAATTTGCGGCGAAGATTATGGATATGCACTTCGAGGGTATTGGAGCCTGGGTCGTCTTGCCAGCTGTAAATATCCTGCTGCAGCGTTTCGCGGTGCACCGTCTGGCCAATGCGCATCATCAGGCGAGTGAGCAAGGCGAACTCTTTGGGCGTAATTTCTACGGCCTGATTAGCGAGTAAGACCTGCTGTGTTTGCAGATTAAGGGTTAAATCGTCTTCCTGCAGCAGATTGTCGCTGTGCCCCTGGTAGCGGCGAATCAGCGCCCGGGCGCGTGCCTGTAGCTCTGCAAGGGCAAAAGGTTTAACCAAATAATCATCGGCGCCAGAATCCAGGCCGTTTACGCGGTCTTCAAGCGCGTCGCGAGCCGTGAGGATCAGCACGGGGTTTTTTACCCCACGACGACGCCACTGGCTTAGCAGCGTGGCACCGTCCTTATCAGGCAGCCCCAGGTCGAGAATAATCAGGCTGTACTCGCCGCTTTGCAGCAGGGCGTCTGCCTGGGCCGCCGTGGTGGCGCAGTCTAAGGCATAGCCTTCCCCGCCTAATGCCAGCGCAAGACCTTCCTGGAGCAGTAAATCGTCTTCAACAATAAGCAGTTTCATGGCTAGTTATTTTGGTAAATATCCTTGTAAAGCCGGCTTTCAAAACGCACCAGCGGGATACGGCGGTTACGCTGGTCGGCCGGTTCAACGGCATAGCCGGAGAGATACTGCACGAAGGCCATGCGTTGGCCACTGGCCGTAGTAATGAAGCCTGCCAGATTATAAACCCCTTGCAGCGAGCCCGTTTTCGCCGACACTTTGCCGTCAACGCCAGCCTGATGCAGGCCAGCACGATACTGCAGGGAACCGTCGTAGCCCGCGAGCGGCAGCATGGAGATAAAGTTTAGCTGATTATCATTCTGAGCGATGTATTGCAGCACCTGCATCATCGTGGCTGGCGAAATCAGGTTGTGGCGTGAAAGGCCGGAGCCGTCGACGACGATGCTGTTCCCCAAATCTACGCCCGCTTTTTGACGCAAAATCTGACGAACGGAATCTGCTCCTGCGCGCCATGTGCCGGGGACGCCTAAACGATTATGTCCGATGGTCCTGAATACGGTATCGGCAATCATGTTATCGGATTTCTTCAGCATGATTTTAAGCAGGTCGTGCAGCGGTGCTGACTGCTTGCTGGCGAGTACCGTACCCGGTTCGTTGGGCTGAGTCTGGCGCAGCAGCGTTCCGCTATAGCTAATCCCCGCCTGCTTCAGTTCATCTTTGATGATGGCACCTGCATAGCTAGCACCGTCCTGAATGGCAAAGGCTAATGGCAGAGGATCTGCGCGCTGTGTGAGGCAGCCTGTCAGCGTGTAACGATTCAAATCTCCCGGAACGACATCAAGTTCACAGTACTGGGCGTCAGGGGAGCCTTTGGCCAGGGTTCTGACCTGGCTAAACATCACTACCGGGTAATAAGACGCGATACGTATGTAGGCCAAATCGTCAGCCTTAGGGGCGCTATACAGGGAAATTGAGAAACAGTTCCGGTCCACGATTGCGGCGGCAGGGGGGGCGCTAAAACACTGCGTCATATCGTTCCAGGGCCAGCCTGGCGCTTTATCGTGGCTGGCAAAGATGGACGTATCGACCAGTACGTTACCTTTAATCTGCTGGACGCCTGCTTTTTTTAATTCGGCGACCATATTGCGGATATCCTGACGTTTAAGCGTAGGATCGCCGCCAAATCGCGCGATAAGGTCGCCATTCAGTACGCCATTATCGACCTGCGCGCGGCTTTCCAGCGTCGTCGTAAAGCGAAAGTCCGGGCCTAACTGAAGCAGCGCAGCCAGCGCCGTAATGACTTTTTGAGTACTGGCAGGCAGTGCCATCTGCTGGCTGTGGTAATCAATGAATGGGCTTGTGGCACCGACTTTTTGCACCATCAGCGCCAGGTTCGCCCCATCAGGCAACTGGGAGGTGTACTCTTCAACGTTCGCAGCCTGAACATTGATGGCTACGGCAGCGGTCAACCCAATGACAAATCTAAAAAATCGCATAATCTCGCGGTAACGGCCTGGAAACGTGACCGCCATACTACGGTGCATTATGGTGCAAAGTAAACGATGACCCTTAGGGAACTCCAGGGTAAAATACCGGTCAATTTGAAAACTGTTACTGACCTGGAGTCATCACTCCGGGTTGGTTTTCTTTTATTTATTGCCGGAGATACTGCCCGTATCCCGGCCATGCTTTTAAGCCAGCAGGGTGTTTTGCCCTGCTGCAGAGGACTGATTTTAAGAGGTATAACAAATGCAACCTATTCCGATGACATTACGTGGCGCCGAACAATTACGCGAGGAACTGGATTTTCTGAAGTCCGTTCGTCGTCCGGAAATCATTGCTGCAATTGCAGAAGCTCGCGAGCATGGCGATCTTAAAGAAAACGCCGAATATCACGCCGCGCGTGAGCAGCAGGGCTTTTGTGAAGGCCGTATTCAGGATATCGAAGCGAAGCTGTCCAATGCTCAGGTGATCGATGTCACAAAAATGCCTAATAACGGCCGTGTGATTTTTGGCACCACCGTAACGGTATTGAACCTGGATAATGACGAAGAGCTTACTTATCGCATCGTTGGTGACGATGAGGCTGATTTTAAAAAGAATCTTATTTCTGTAAATTCGCCTATCGCTCGCGGCCTTGTGGGTAAAGAATGCGATGATGTTGTTGTGATTCGCACGCCGGGTGGCGATGTCGAATTCGAAATCCTGAAAGTAGAATATTTGTAATTTTTACTACGCTGGCTAAAGGGTTGGCGTATTGTAAAGAAAAGAAAAAGGCCGCATAGCGGCCTTTTATCAACGAACATAGCGTGGCATTTTGCACACCTCTGCCTACTTCGGCAGAGAGATCTTCCGCTCTTTAGAAGGGCGATAGATCACCAGCGTTTTACCGATGACCTGTACGTTACAGGCGCCGGTTTCCCGCACGATGGCATCCACTATTAAGGTTTTCGTTTCGCGATCTTCCGTTGCGATCTTCACCTTGATTAACTCATGGTGCTCAAGCGCTTGTTCAATCTCGGCCAGTACCCCTTCGGTCAAACCATTATTGCCAAGCAGAACGACCGGCTTGAGCGGATGGGCCAGACCTTTCAGGTGCTGTTTTTGTTTAGTACTCAGATTCATCGTATTTTTTGCTTACGTTGGGATTGAAAACGGTTCATTCTACCGCCATCTCCAGTGTATCGCCAAATCGGCTGTGCTGATTGTTAGTTAGCCTGCTATTCACGATGAACAAAGTTGGATATTGAGATGACAGGTAAGAAGCGTTCTGCCAGCTCCAGTCGCTGGCTGCAGGAACACTTTAGCGATAAATATGTTCTACAGGCACAGAAAAAGGGGTTGCGGTCCCGTGCCTGGTTTAAACTTGATGAAATACAGCAAAGTGACAAACTTTTTAAGCCAGGAATGACTATTGTTGATCTTGGTGCTGCACCCGGCGGGTGGTCACAGTACGTCGTGACCCAAATCGGGAATCAGGGGAGAATCATCGCTTGCGATCTTTTACCAATGGATCCTATCGTTGGTGTGGACTTCCTTCAGGGCGATTTTCGTGATGAATTAGTCGTCAAAGCCCTGCTGGAACGTGTTGGTGACAGTAAAGTGCAGGTTGTCATGTCAGATATGGCGCCAAACATGAGCGGGACACCGGCAGTCGATATCCCGCGCGCTATGTACCTGGTTGAACTGGCGCTGGAAATGTGTCGGGACGTGCTGGCGCCGGGCGGTAGTTTTGTAGTGAAAGTGTTTCAGGGCGAAGGTTTCGATGAATACCTGCGAGAAATTCGCTCCCTGTTTACGACGGTTAAAGTTCGTAAGCCGGACTCTTCTCGTGCCCGCTCACGTGAAGTGTACATTGTAGCGACCGGGCGCAAACTATAGTACCCTGACGCTGTTTGTTAACACAGTTGTAATATGAGGTTAATCCCTTGAGTGACATGGCGAAAAACCTAATACTCTGGCTGGTCATTGCCGTTGTGCTAATGTCGGTATTCCAGAGCTTTGGGCCCAGCGAGTCAAATGGCCGTAGGGTGGACTACTCCACTTTCCTGTCCGAAGTTAATCAGGACCAGGTTCGCGAAGCGCGCATCAACGGACGTGAAATCAACGTTACCAAGAAAGATAGTAACCGATACACGACTTACATCCCCGTTAATGATCCCAAGCTGCTTGATAATCTGATTACCAAGAACGTGAAAGTTGTGGGCGAGCCGCCTGAAGAGCAGAGTCTGCTGGCAACTATCTTCATTTCCTGGTTCCCAATGCTGCTGCTGATTGGGGTCTGGATCTTCTTTATGCGCCAAATGCAGGGCGGCGGTGGCAAAGGTGCCATGTCGTTCGGTAAGAGCAAGGCGCGTATGCTAACGGAAGACCAAATCAAGACCACCTTTGCTGACGTTGCAGGCTGTGACGAGGCGAAAGAAGAGGTGGCTGAGCTGGTTGAATACCTGCGTGAGCCGAGCCGTTTCCAGAAGCTGGGCGGTAAAATCCCGAAAGGCGTCCTGATGGTCGGTCCTCCGGGTACGGGTAAAACGCTGCTGGCAAAAGCGATTGCTGGCGAAGCTAAAGTGCCGTTCTTCACGATTTCCGGCTCTGACTTTGTTGAAATGTTCGTCGGTGTGGGCGCATCCCGTGTCCGTGACATGTTCGAACAGGCCAAGAAAGCAGCACCTTGCATTATCTTTATCGATGAAATCGATGCCGTAGGTCGTCAGCGTGGCGCCGGTCTGGGTGGTGGTCACGATGAACGTGAGCAGACCCTGAACCAGATGCTGGTTGAGATGGATGGCTTCGAAGGTAACGAAGGTATCATCGTTATTGCGGCAACTAACCGTCCTGACGTACTTGACCCGGCGCTGCTGCGTCCAGGTCGTTTCGACCGCCAGGTTGTTGTCGGTCTGCCGGACGTTCGTGGCCGTGAGCAAATCCTGAAAGTGCATATGCGCCGCGTACCGCTTTCGCCGGATATTGATGCTGCAATTATCGCTCGTGGTACGCCTGGTTTCTCCGGTGCCGATCTGGCCAACCTGGTGAACGAAGCCGCGCTGTTTGCCGCTCGCGGTAACAAGCGTGTGGTATCGATGGTTGAGTTCGAGAAAGCGAAAGACAAAATCATGATGGGGGCAGAACGTCGCTCCATGGTGATGACGGAAGCGCAGAAAGAATCTACTGCCTATCACGAAGCTGGCCATGCGATTATCGGTCGCCTGGTACCGGAACACGATCCGGTGCACAAAGTGACGATTATTCCTCGTGGTCGTGCGTTGGGTGTGACCTTCTTCCTGCCTGAAGGCGATGCTATTAGCGCCAGCCGTCAGAAACTGGAAAGTCAGATCTCCACGCTGTACGGCGGCCGTCTGGCAGAAGAGATTATCTACGGACCGGAACATGTGTCTACCGGGGCGTCGAATGACATTAAAGTCGCGACCAACCTGGCACGTAACATGGTTACCCAGTGGGGCTTCTCCGACAAACTTGGTCCGCTGCTGTATGCGGAAGAAGAGGGCGAAGTATTCCTGGGCCGTTCAGTTGCGAAAGCTAAGCATATGTCTGATGAGACCGCGCGTATCATCGATCAGGAAGTGAAATCCCTGATTGAACGCAACTATGCTCGTGCTCGCCAGCTGCTGAATGAGAACATGGATATCCTGCATACCATGAAAGATGCGTTGATGAAGTATGAAACCATCGATGCACCGCAGATTGACGATCTGATGGCTCGCCGCGAAGTGCGTCCGCCAGCAGGTTGGGAAGATGCGAGCAAGAGCAGCAATAATTCTGATAACAACGGTACCCCAAATGCGCCACGCCCGGTTGATGAACCGCGCACGCCAAATCCGGGTAACACGATGTCAGAACAGCTGGGCGACAAATAAGACGCTCACGACAGATGTTTTTGCAGTAATCTATAAACCCCGGGCCTGTCCCGGGGTTTTTGTTTTTGTACCTCCTAAGACAAACGCATAGGAAGAAGAATGAAACTTACCGCGCAGGGCTCTACGCTGGATCTCTCCCATCCTCATGTCATGGGGATTTTAAACGTCACGCCGGATTCTTTTTCTGACGGTGGCCAGCACAACTCGCTGGTTGAAGCCCTGAAGCATGCAAACGCTATGATCAACGCCGGGGCGACAATCATTGATGTTGGCGGAGAATCTACGCGACCTGGTGCGGCCGAAGTAAGTACTGAAGAAGAGCTTGAGCGCGTTATCCCGGTGGTGGAGGCGATTGCTCAGCGTTTTGAAGTCTGGGTTTCTGTGGATACCTCAAAGGCTGAGGTTATCCGCGAGTCTGCCCGAGTGGGGGCGCATATTATCAACGATATTCGCTCGTTACAGGAGCCCGGGGCGCTGGCCGCCGCTGCGGAAACGGGGCTACCGGTTTGCCTGATGCATATGCAAGGTGAACCGAAAACGATGCAGCAGGCGCCGCACTATGATGACGTGTATGCCGACGTGAATCGCTTTTTTGTGCAGCATATTGCCCGCTGTGAGGCGGGAGGTATCTCAAAAGAGAAATTGTTGCTCGACCCAGGCTTTGGTTTCGGTAAGAATCTCACCCACAATTACCAGCTATTAGCCCGACTTTCGGAATTCCATCACTACGGCATGCCGCTCCTGGTGGGAATGTCCCGTAAATCCATGGTGGGGCAGTTGCTGAATGTTGGCCCCGACCAGCGTCTGAGCGGAAGTCTTGCCTGTGCGGTGATTGCTGCCATGCAGGGGGCACAAATTCTTCGCGTTCATGACGTGAAAGAGACAGTTGAAGCTATGCGCGTGGTTGAAGCTACGCTTTCAGTGAAGGAAAACAAATACTATGAGTAACCGTAAATATTTTGGCACCGATGGCATTCGTGGCCGCGTGGGCGATGCGCCTATTACTCCTGATTTCGTTCTGAAGCTGGGCTGGGCTGCGGGTAAAGTGCTTGCTCGTCATGGCTCCCGTAAAATCATCATCGGTAAAGATACGCGTATTTCCGGCTACATGCTGGAGTCTGCACTGGAAGCAGGTCTTGCCGCAGCCGGTCTGTCCGCTTCTTTTACCGGGCCAATGCCAACGCCTGCGGTTGCCTATTTGACGCGAACATTCCGCGCGGAAGCCGGCATTGTTATCTCTGCCTCTCATAATCCGTTCTATGACAACGGCATCAAATTCTTCTCTATCGACGGGACTAAGCTCCCGGATGAAGTCGAAGAAGCGATTGAAGCGGAGATGGAAAAAGAGATCACCTGCGTAGATTCGGCGGAGCTGGGTAAAGCCAGCCGTATTGTTGATGCCGCAGGGCGCTATATTGAATTCTGTAAGGGGACTTTCCCGAACGAACTGAGCCTGAATGGCCTCAAAATCGTCGTGGACTGCGCTAACGGAGCGACTTACCACATCGCACCCAATGTATTGCGTGAGCTGGGCGCAAAAGTCATTGCCATCGGCTGTGAGCCGGATGGGGTGAACATTAATGAAAAATGCGGTGCGACCGACGTTCGCATGCTGCAAGAACGCGTGTTGTTAGAAAAAGCCGATCTTGGTATCGCGTTTGACGGCGACGGCGACCGGGTGATCATGGTGGATAACCTGGGGCATAAAGTCGATGGCGATCAGATTCTCTATATCATCGCTCGCGAAGGATTGCGTCAGGGGCAGCTACGCGGCGGCGCCGTGGGGACGCTAATGAGCAATATGGGGCTGGAAGTCGCGCTTAAGCAGCTGGGTATTCCATTTGTCCGTGCCAAAGTTGGTGACCGCTATGTCCTGGAGAAACTGCAGGAGAAAGGCTGGCGTATAGGTGCGGAAAACTCCGGGCACGTTATCCTGCTGGACCAGACCACAACGGGCGACGGTATCATCGCTGGTTTGCAAGTACTCACAGCAATGGTTCGCAACCACATGAGCCTGCACGATCTTTGCAGCGGCATGAAATTATTCCCGCAGATTTTGGTTAACGTCCGCTTTACCGCTGGCAGCGGCGATCCGCTTGAAAACGAAGCGGTAAAACGCGCTACCGCTGAGGTGGA from Cedecea neteri encodes:
- the ispB gene encoding octaprenyl diphosphate synthase; this encodes MNLEKINELTAQDMAGVNATILEQLNSDVQLINQLGYYIVSGGGKRIRPMIAVLAARALAYEGQAHVRIAALIEFIHTATLLHDDVVDESDMRRGKATANAAFGNAASVLVGDFIYTRSFQMMTSLGSLKVLEVMSEAVNVIAEGEVLQLMNCNDPDITEESYMRVIYSKTARLFEAAAQCSGILAGASDVQEKALQDYGRYLGTAFQLIDDLLDYSSDGQTLGKNVGDDLNEGKPTLPLLHAMRNGSPEQTQMIREAIEQGNGRHLLDPVLKAMADCGSLEWTRQRAEEEADKAIDALSVLPDSPYREALISLAHMSVQRDR
- the rplU gene encoding 50S ribosomal protein L21; the protein is MYAVFQSGGKQHRVSEGQTVRLEKLDIATGETVEFAEVLMIANGEEVKIGVPFVDGGVIKAEVVAHGRGEKVKIVKFRRRKHYRKQAGHRQWFTDVKITGISA
- the rpmA gene encoding 50S ribosomal protein L27; translated protein: MAHKKAGGSTRNGRDSEAKRLGVKRFGGETVLAGSIIVRQRGTKFHAGNNVGCGRDHTLFAKADGKVKFEVKGPNNRKYISIVAE
- a CDS encoding DMT family transporter → MGQQAGIGILLALTTAMCWGALPIAMKQVLPVMAPPTVVFYRFLMASIGLGIILAIRGKLPPLTLFRKPRWLALLAIATGGLFGNFLLFSSSLQYLSPTASQVIGQLSPVGMMVASVVVLKERMRGTQVIGAIMLLCGLVMFFNTSLIEIFTRLTDYTLGVIFGVLAATVWVSYGVAQKVLLRRLASQQILFLLYTLCTIALLPLAKPGVIFQLSSWQLTCLVFCGLNTLVGYGALAEAMARWQASQVSAIITLTPLFTLLFSDLLSQAWPEYFAIPMLNLVGYIGALVVVAGAMYSAIGHRLWGRWHKTETATPVQRSGE
- the cgtA gene encoding Obg family GTPase CgtA, whose translation is MKFVDEATILVVAGDGGNGCVSFRREKYIPRGGPDGGDGGDGGDVWLEADENLNTLIDYRFEKAFRAERGQNGQSRDCTGKRGHDVTVKVPVGTRVIDQGTGETMGDMTLHGQKLMVAKGGWHGLGNTRFKSSVNRTPRQKTMGTPGEKRDLQLELMLLADVGMLGMPNAGKSTFIRAVSAAKPKVADYPFTTLVPSLGVVRMDNEKSFVVADIPGLIEGAADGAGLGIRFLKHLERCRVLLHLIDIEPIDGSDPVENARIIVGELEKYSESLASKPRWLVFNKIDLMDKAQAEEKAKAIAEALGWEDKFYLISAASQMGVKDLCWDVMTFIIENPITATEVAKQTEKVEFMWDDYHRQQLDEMEAEAEEDWDDDWDDEDDEGVEIIYQK
- the pmrB gene encoding two-component system sensor histidine kinase PmrB; its protein translation is MSSMRRRLMVLLALILLFFQLISVVWLWHESREQIGFLVSETLSAKARNQQVEKEIREAIASLLVPSLVMVAFTLFFSFWAITWITRPLNQLRSSLANRSADNLTPLPMFSDMDEMVAVTNSLNQLLGRLDHTIQQERLFTADAAHELRTPLAGLRLHLELMAKKGIEQAPMLLTRIDQLMHTIEQLLMLSRAGQALASGHYNTLTWSSDIVAPLKMEMEELAAPRGQKLIWPADASLTVQGDAVLLRLMLRNLLENASRYSPEKGVIHVMLAEKEGGTLLSVVDSGPGIKAEYLQQITEPFRRMDQRYGGSGLGLNIVLRIVQLHHGSLELDNRAEGGLQADCWLPGSIQ
- the pmrA gene encoding two-component system response regulator PmrA, with protein sequence MKLLIVEDDLLLQEGLALALGGEGYALDCATTAAQADALLQSGEYSLIILDLGLPDKDGATLLSQWRRRGVKNPVLILTARDALEDRVNGLDSGADDYLVKPFALAELQARARALIRRYQGHSDNLLQEDDLTLNLQTQQVLLANQAVEITPKEFALLTRLMMRIGQTVHRETLQQDIYSWQDDPGSNTLEVHIHNLRRKLGKDRIKTVRGVGYRLESRS
- the dacB gene encoding serine-type D-Ala-D-Ala carboxypeptidase — translated: MRFFRFVIGLTAAVAINVQAANVEEYTSQLPDGANLALMVQKVGATSPFIDYHSQQMALPASTQKVITALAALLQLGPDFRFTTTLESRAQVDNGVLNGDLIARFGGDPTLKRQDIRNMVAELKKAGVQQIKGNVLVDTSIFASHDKAPGWPWNDMTQCFSAPPAAAIVDRNCFSISLYSAPKADDLAYIRIASYYPVVMFSQVRTLAKGSPDAQYCELDVVPGDLNRYTLTGCLTQRADPLPLAFAIQDGASYAGAIIKDELKQAGISYSGTLLRQTQPNEPGTVLASKQSAPLHDLLKIMLKKSDNMIADTVFRTIGHNRLGVPGTWRAGADSVRQILRQKAGVDLGNSIVVDGSGLSRHNLISPATMMQVLQYIAQNDNQLNFISMLPLAGYDGSLQYRAGLHQAGVDGKVSAKTGSLQGVYNLAGFITTASGQRMAFVQYLSGYAVEPADQRNRRIPLVRFESRLYKDIYQNN
- the greA gene encoding transcription elongation factor GreA, which encodes MQPIPMTLRGAEQLREELDFLKSVRRPEIIAAIAEAREHGDLKENAEYHAAREQQGFCEGRIQDIEAKLSNAQVIDVTKMPNNGRVIFGTTVTVLNLDNDEELTYRIVGDDEADFKKNLISVNSPIARGLVGKECDDVVVIRTPGGDVEFEILKVEYL
- the yhbY gene encoding ribosome assembly RNA-binding protein YhbY, with the protein product MNLSTKQKQHLKGLAHPLKPVVLLGNNGLTEGVLAEIEQALEHHELIKVKIATEDRETKTLIVDAIVRETGACNVQVIGKTLVIYRPSKERKISLPK